One Coffea arabica cultivar ET-39 chromosome 5c, Coffea Arabica ET-39 HiFi, whole genome shotgun sequence DNA window includes the following coding sequences:
- the LOC113690924 gene encoding uncharacterized protein isoform X2, with protein MRSCLGSATSRDFFLFPQNGVKIRAFSKMGRISKDFPEQLKGTPESRRAADTESPGDKRERSIHTILTIDRWESLNRMEYRMASLRPVHGRLSLKILNWVIKQPGLELSHIIHMYCITAHILIRAKMYDSAKSILMHLSEMRFGSSYVFDALMNTYRLCKSNPSVFDILIRVYVRRGMVEDALEIFSLMGCRKFRPSADSCNMILAAMMKGRRADSVWSFFKEMLANNVCPNVGTFNILLHALCLEGKLKNAGYLLNKMEESGYAPNIVTYNTLLNWYCKNGRYKSAFGLMDRMSSKGIEADVCTYNMFMNELCRNNRSAKGYLLLRMMRKRRVFPNQVTYNTLISGFVREAKIGVATQLYEEMLSFHLLPNHITYNALINGLSLEGNFEEASELLNKMEEGGLQPNEVSYGAVVNGLCKHNKVDLARNLFERMRIKGMVISPNSYTMLIDGLCKNGMLEESIQVLGAMFQDGVNPDLITYSVLVNGFCRAGRMNSSKEIICKMYRSGLVVNYTVYCTLLYHFCQQGNIAEAMRTYASMHKSGHVPDLFVCNLLVSSLCRCGKIGEAEDFMHHMHRIGNLLIGVKFFDQLRHIPYAVNAAAYNILLAETCKSGKFQMTLSLLDEMVSNNVLPDDCTYTSLFDGLCRKGRMVTAIILFGRVLERGTFFPNQVLYTCIINGLFKSGHPKIATYFYDEMLKNGLNVDTVAFNAMLDGYSRIGQLAKAKSLFSMMSGRHLCSNLATYNILLHGHSKQQRISECFSLYATMVRKDLLPDKITYHSIILGLCESGMVDIGVKFLKKMILEGTMADTMMFNMLITKYSERDKMEKVFDLLNIMRSIGVSEDGDTYSSILMGLGRASNFQASRIVLHGMSGKGFIPTERQYCSVITGLCRVGDIRGAFRLKDEMETLGLSSQNVAESAMVRGLVRRGKTEEAMFFLDCMLRGQLVPTVATFTTLMHQFCNESKFSEALELKTIMELHGRKPDAVTYNVLISGLCVSGDKLQAFDLYKEMKQRDLCPTVTTFRVLLHAVSSENDSVKGKTLLVDLQERGLISQDLDAQLWCKTSVVAMEKLDFLIKRKSSCSHEKEYSHWEYSSFGTSASL; from the exons ATGCGTTCTTGTTTGGGCTCTGCAACATCCAgagacttttttctttttccccaaaatgGAGTAAAAATCCGAGCTTTTTCCAAAATGGGCAGAATTTCTAAAGATTTCCCAGAACAACTGAAAGGTACTCCCGAAAGCAGAAGAGCAGCAGATACAGAGTCACCTG GTGATAAGAGGGAAAGAAGTATTCATACAATTTTGACAATAGATCGTTGGGAGTCACTGAACCGGATGGAATACAGGATGGCATCATTGAGGCCAGTCCACGGAAGATTATCTTTGAAAATTCTCAATTGGGTCATAAAGCAACCAGGTTTGGAGCTCAGTCACATAATTCATATGTACTGTATAACGGCCCACATACTTATTAGAGCAAAAATGTATGACTCTGCTAAGTCAATTTTGATGCATTTATCTGAGATGCGTTTTGGGTCAAGTTATGTTTTTGATGCTCTTATGAATACATATCGTCTTTGCAAATCAAACCCTTcagtttttgacattttgaTAAGGGTTTATGTAAGAAGAGGGATGGTTGAGGATGCTTTGGAGATATTTTCTTTAATGGGTTGTCGGAAGTTTAGGCCCTCAGCGGATTCTTGTAATATGATCCTAGCTGCGATGATGAAGGGCAGGCGTGCGGATTCAGTATGGTCATTTTTCAAGGAAATGCTGGCAAATAATGTATGCCCTAATGTAGGAACATTTAATATACTGTTGCATGCTCTTTGTTTGGAGGGAAAGCTTAAGAATGCGGGTTATCTACTAAATAAGATGGAAGAAAGTGGTTATGCTCCAAACATTGTTACCTATAACACGTTGCTCAACTGGTATTGCAAGAACGGAAGATACAAATCCGCTTTTGGGCTGATGGATCGCATGAGTTCTAAGGGTATTGAAGCTGACGTGTGTACTTATAACATGTTTATGAATGAACTTTGTAGAAATAATAGGAGTGCAAAAGGTTATTTATTGCTGAGAATGATGCGGAAGAGGAGGGTATTCCCAAATCAAGTGACATATAATACACTCATTAGTGGGTTTGTCAGAGAGGCAAAAATTGGGGTTGCTACTCAGCTTTATGAAGAGATGTTGAGTTTTCACCTTTTACCGAACCATATCACTTACAATGCCTTGATTAATGGGCTTTCTCTGGAAGGAAACTTTGAAGAAGCTTCAGAACTTCTCAACAAAATGGAAGAAGGAGGACTACAACCTAATGAAGTCAGTTATGGTGCTGTTGTGAATGGGTTATGCAAGCATAATAAGGTAGATTTGGCAAGAAATCTTTTCGAGAGAATGAGGATTAAGGGTATGGTTATTAGTCCAAATTCCTATACCATGCTGATTGATGGGCTATGTAAGAATGGAATGCTCGAGGAGAGTATACAGGTGCTTGGCGCAATGTTTCAGGATGGTGTAAATCCTGATTTAATCACATATTCGGTACTTGTAAATGGATTCTGTAGAGCTGGAAGGATGAATAGTTCAAAGGAGATAATCTGTAAGATGTATAGATCTGGACTGGTAGTGAATTATACTGTATATTGTACATTACTGTATCATTTTTGCCAGCAGGGAAACATTGCTGAAGCAATGAGAACCTATGCATCAATGCATAAAAGTGGCCATGTTCCTGATCTTTTTGTTTGCAACTTATTGGTATCCTCCCTTTGTAGGTGTGGGAAGATAGGTGAAGCAGAAGATTTCATGCATCACATGCATAGAATTG GGAATCTTTTAATAGGAGTGAAATTTTTTGATCAACTTCGGCACATCCCTTATGCTGTCAATGCTGCTGCATACAACATCTTACTGGCTGAGACTTGTAAATCAGGAAAGTTCCAGATGACATTAAGCCTTTTAGACGAAATGGTTTCAAATAATGTGCTTCCTGATGATTGCACATATACTAGTCTTTTTGATGGGTTATGTAGAAAAGGCAGGATGGTTACTGCAATTATACTGTTTGGAAGAGTATTGGAAAGAGGAACCTTCTTTCCAAACCAGGTACTGTATACCTGTATCATCAATGGGCTTTTCAAGAGTGGCCATCCAAAGATTGCTACTTATTTTTATGATGAGATGTTAAAAAATGGTTTGAACGTTGATACAGTGGCATTCAATGCTATGCTGGATGGTTATTCAAGAATTGGACAACTAGCAAAGGCCAAGAGTCTTTTCTCAATGATGAGTGGTAGACATTTGTGCTCTAATTTGGCTACGTATAATATTCTTTTACATGGGCACTCCAAGCAACAACGCATATCAGAATGCTTTTCCTTGTATGCCACTATGGTGAGGAAAGATCTTCTTCCTGATAAAATAACATACCATTCTATAATTCTCGGACTCTGCGAGTCAGGGATGGTGGATATTGGTGTCAAATTTCTTAAAAAGATGATTTTGGAGGGGACTATGGCTGACACCATGATGTTTAACATGTTAATTACCAAATATTCTGAGAGGGACAAAATGGAGAAGGTCTTTGACCTTTTGAACATAATGAGGTCTATTGGAGTTTCAGAGGATGGAGATACTTACAGCTCTATACTTATGGGACTTGGAAGAGCATCTAATTTCCAAGCATCTCGTATTGTGTTGCATGGAATGTCAGGAAAAGGCTTTATACCTACAGAAAGACAATACTGTAGCGTAATCACTGGTTTGTGTAGAGTGGGAGACATACGCGGAGCATTCAGGTTAAAAGATGAGATGGAGACACTAGGCCTGAGCTCCCAAAATGTAGCTGAAAGTGCCATGGTTAGAGGCCTTGTGCGACGTGGAAAGACAGAGGAAGCAATGTTTTTTCTTGATTGCATGCTAAGGGGACAACTTGTACCAACTGTTGCAACTTTTACAACTCTCATGCATCAGTTTTGCAATGAATCTAAATTTTCTGAGGCATTGGAGTTAAAAACTATAATGGAACTTCATGGAAGAAAGCCAGATGCTGTTACATACAATGTTCTTATATCAGGCCTTTGTGTCAGCGGTGACAAACTTCAAGCATTTGATTTGTACAAGGAAATGAAGCAGAGGGATCTCTGCCCCACTGTCACAACCTTTAGGGTGCTCCTTCATGCAGTTTCTTCTGAAAATGATTCTGTTAAGGGCAAAACCCTTCTAGTGGATCTGCAAGAAAGAGGACTGATAAGTCAAGATTTGGATGCCCAACTTTGGTGCAAGACATCAGTGGTTGCAATGGAGAAGTTAGACTTCTTGATCAAAAGAAAGAGTAGCTGCAGCCACGAAAAGGAGTATAGCCATTGGGAATATTCATCATTCGGCACTTCTGCAAGTTTATGA
- the LOC113690924 gene encoding uncharacterized protein isoform X4 → MRSCLGSATSRDFFLFPQNGVKIRAFSKMGRISKDFPEQLKGTPESRRAADTESPGDKRERSIHTILTIDRWESLNRMEYRMASLRPVHGRLSLKILNWVIKQPGLELSHIIHMYCITAHILIRAKMYDSAKSILMHLSEMRFGSSYVFDALMNTYRLCKSNPSVFDILIRVYVRRGMVEDALEIFSLMGCRKFRPSADSCNMILAAMMKGRRADSVWSFFKEMLANNVCPNVGTFNILLHALCLEGKLKNAGYLLNKMEESGYAPNIVTYNTLLNWYCKNGRYKSAFGLMDRMSSKGIEADVCTYNMFMNELCRNNRSAKGYLLLRMMRKRRVFPNQVTYNTLISGFVREAKIGVATQLYEEMLSFHLLPNHITYNALINGLSLEGNFEEASELLNKMEEGGLQPNEVSYGAVVNGLCKHNKVDLARNLFERMRIKGMVISPNSYTMLIDGLCKNGMLEESIQVLGAMFQDGVNPDLITYSVLVNGFCRAGRMNSSKEIICKMCGKIGEAEDFMHHMHRIGNLLIGVKFFDQLRHIPYAVNAAAYNILLAETCKSGKFQMTLSLLDEMVSNNVLPDDCTYTSLFDGLCRKGRMVTAIILFGRVLERGTFFPNQVLYTCIINGLFKSGHPKIATYFYDEMLKNGLNVDTVAFNAMLDGYSRIGQLAKAKSLFSMMSGRHLCSNLATYNILLHGHSKQQRISECFSLYATMVRKDLLPDKITYHSIILGLCESGMVDIGVKFLKKMILEGTMADTMMFNMLITKYSERDKMEKVFDLLNIMRSIGVSEDGDTYSSILMGLGRASNFQASRIVLHGMSGKGFIPTERQYCSVITGLCRVGDIRGAFRLKDEMETLGLSSQNVAESAMVRGLVRRGKTEEAMFFLDCMLRGQLVPTVATFTTLMHQFCNESKFSEALELKTIMELHGRKPDAVTYNVLISGLCVSGDKLQAFDLYKEMKQRDLCPTVTTFRVLLHAVSSENDSVKGKTLLVDLQERGLISQDLDAQLWCKTSVVAMEKLDFLIKRKSSCSHEKEYSHWEYSSFGTSASL, encoded by the exons ATGCGTTCTTGTTTGGGCTCTGCAACATCCAgagacttttttctttttccccaaaatgGAGTAAAAATCCGAGCTTTTTCCAAAATGGGCAGAATTTCTAAAGATTTCCCAGAACAACTGAAAGGTACTCCCGAAAGCAGAAGAGCAGCAGATACAGAGTCACCTG GTGATAAGAGGGAAAGAAGTATTCATACAATTTTGACAATAGATCGTTGGGAGTCACTGAACCGGATGGAATACAGGATGGCATCATTGAGGCCAGTCCACGGAAGATTATCTTTGAAAATTCTCAATTGGGTCATAAAGCAACCAGGTTTGGAGCTCAGTCACATAATTCATATGTACTGTATAACGGCCCACATACTTATTAGAGCAAAAATGTATGACTCTGCTAAGTCAATTTTGATGCATTTATCTGAGATGCGTTTTGGGTCAAGTTATGTTTTTGATGCTCTTATGAATACATATCGTCTTTGCAAATCAAACCCTTcagtttttgacattttgaTAAGGGTTTATGTAAGAAGAGGGATGGTTGAGGATGCTTTGGAGATATTTTCTTTAATGGGTTGTCGGAAGTTTAGGCCCTCAGCGGATTCTTGTAATATGATCCTAGCTGCGATGATGAAGGGCAGGCGTGCGGATTCAGTATGGTCATTTTTCAAGGAAATGCTGGCAAATAATGTATGCCCTAATGTAGGAACATTTAATATACTGTTGCATGCTCTTTGTTTGGAGGGAAAGCTTAAGAATGCGGGTTATCTACTAAATAAGATGGAAGAAAGTGGTTATGCTCCAAACATTGTTACCTATAACACGTTGCTCAACTGGTATTGCAAGAACGGAAGATACAAATCCGCTTTTGGGCTGATGGATCGCATGAGTTCTAAGGGTATTGAAGCTGACGTGTGTACTTATAACATGTTTATGAATGAACTTTGTAGAAATAATAGGAGTGCAAAAGGTTATTTATTGCTGAGAATGATGCGGAAGAGGAGGGTATTCCCAAATCAAGTGACATATAATACACTCATTAGTGGGTTTGTCAGAGAGGCAAAAATTGGGGTTGCTACTCAGCTTTATGAAGAGATGTTGAGTTTTCACCTTTTACCGAACCATATCACTTACAATGCCTTGATTAATGGGCTTTCTCTGGAAGGAAACTTTGAAGAAGCTTCAGAACTTCTCAACAAAATGGAAGAAGGAGGACTACAACCTAATGAAGTCAGTTATGGTGCTGTTGTGAATGGGTTATGCAAGCATAATAAGGTAGATTTGGCAAGAAATCTTTTCGAGAGAATGAGGATTAAGGGTATGGTTATTAGTCCAAATTCCTATACCATGCTGATTGATGGGCTATGTAAGAATGGAATGCTCGAGGAGAGTATACAGGTGCTTGGCGCAATGTTTCAGGATGGTGTAAATCCTGATTTAATCACATATTCGGTACTTGTAAATGGATTCTGTAGAGCTGGAAGGATGAATAGTTCAAAGGAGATAATCTGTAAGAT GTGTGGGAAGATAGGTGAAGCAGAAGATTTCATGCATCACATGCATAGAATTG GGAATCTTTTAATAGGAGTGAAATTTTTTGATCAACTTCGGCACATCCCTTATGCTGTCAATGCTGCTGCATACAACATCTTACTGGCTGAGACTTGTAAATCAGGAAAGTTCCAGATGACATTAAGCCTTTTAGACGAAATGGTTTCAAATAATGTGCTTCCTGATGATTGCACATATACTAGTCTTTTTGATGGGTTATGTAGAAAAGGCAGGATGGTTACTGCAATTATACTGTTTGGAAGAGTATTGGAAAGAGGAACCTTCTTTCCAAACCAGGTACTGTATACCTGTATCATCAATGGGCTTTTCAAGAGTGGCCATCCAAAGATTGCTACTTATTTTTATGATGAGATGTTAAAAAATGGTTTGAACGTTGATACAGTGGCATTCAATGCTATGCTGGATGGTTATTCAAGAATTGGACAACTAGCAAAGGCCAAGAGTCTTTTCTCAATGATGAGTGGTAGACATTTGTGCTCTAATTTGGCTACGTATAATATTCTTTTACATGGGCACTCCAAGCAACAACGCATATCAGAATGCTTTTCCTTGTATGCCACTATGGTGAGGAAAGATCTTCTTCCTGATAAAATAACATACCATTCTATAATTCTCGGACTCTGCGAGTCAGGGATGGTGGATATTGGTGTCAAATTTCTTAAAAAGATGATTTTGGAGGGGACTATGGCTGACACCATGATGTTTAACATGTTAATTACCAAATATTCTGAGAGGGACAAAATGGAGAAGGTCTTTGACCTTTTGAACATAATGAGGTCTATTGGAGTTTCAGAGGATGGAGATACTTACAGCTCTATACTTATGGGACTTGGAAGAGCATCTAATTTCCAAGCATCTCGTATTGTGTTGCATGGAATGTCAGGAAAAGGCTTTATACCTACAGAAAGACAATACTGTAGCGTAATCACTGGTTTGTGTAGAGTGGGAGACATACGCGGAGCATTCAGGTTAAAAGATGAGATGGAGACACTAGGCCTGAGCTCCCAAAATGTAGCTGAAAGTGCCATGGTTAGAGGCCTTGTGCGACGTGGAAAGACAGAGGAAGCAATGTTTTTTCTTGATTGCATGCTAAGGGGACAACTTGTACCAACTGTTGCAACTTTTACAACTCTCATGCATCAGTTTTGCAATGAATCTAAATTTTCTGAGGCATTGGAGTTAAAAACTATAATGGAACTTCATGGAAGAAAGCCAGATGCTGTTACATACAATGTTCTTATATCAGGCCTTTGTGTCAGCGGTGACAAACTTCAAGCATTTGATTTGTACAAGGAAATGAAGCAGAGGGATCTCTGCCCCACTGTCACAACCTTTAGGGTGCTCCTTCATGCAGTTTCTTCTGAAAATGATTCTGTTAAGGGCAAAACCCTTCTAGTGGATCTGCAAGAAAGAGGACTGATAAGTCAAGATTTGGATGCCCAACTTTGGTGCAAGACATCAGTGGTTGCAATGGAGAAGTTAGACTTCTTGATCAAAAGAAAGAGTAGCTGCAGCCACGAAAAGGAGTATAGCCATTGGGAATATTCATCATTCGGCACTTCTGCAAGTTTATGA
- the LOC113690924 gene encoding uncharacterized protein isoform X3, protein MRSCLGSATSRDFFLFPQNGVKIRAFSKMGRISKDFPEQLKGTPESRRAADTESPGDKRERSIHTILTIDRWESLNRMEYRMASLRPVHGRLSLKILNWVIKQPGLELSHIIHMYCITAHILIRAKMYDSAKSILMHLSEMRFGSSYVFDALMNTYRLCKSNPSVFDILIRVYVRRGMVEDALEIFSLMGCRKFRPSADSCNMILAAMMKGRRADSVWSFFKEMLANNVCPNVGTFNILLHALCLEGKLKNAGYLLNKMEESGYAPNIVTYNTLLNWYCKNGRYKSAFGLMDRMSSKGIEADVCTYNMFMNELCRNNRSAKGYLLLRMMRKRRVFPNQVTYNTLISGFVREAKIGVATQLYEEMLSFHLLPNHITYNALINGLSLEGNFEEASELLNKMEEGGLQPNEVSYGAVVNGLCKHNKVDLARNLFERMRIKGMVISPNSYTMLIDGLCKNGMLEESIQVLGAMFQDGVNPDLITYSVLVNGFCRAGRMNSSKEIICKMCGKIGEAEDFMHHMHRIGITPNSFTFNSVIGGCRNKGDGLKAFSLFDDMIQLGNHPSSYTYASLLKSLCTAGNLLIGVKFFDQLRHIPYAVNAAAYNILLAETCKSGKFQMTLSLLDEMVSNNVLPDDCTYTSLFDGLCRKGRMVTAIILFGRVLERGTFFPNQVLYTCIINGLFKSGHPKIATYFYDEMLKNGLNVDTVAFNAMLDGYSRIGQLAKAKSLFSMMSGRHLCSNLATYNILLHGHSKQQRISECFSLYATMVRKDLLPDKITYHSIILGLCESGMVDIGVKFLKKMILEGTMADTMMFNMLITKYSERDKMEKVFDLLNIMRSIGVSEDGDTYSSILMGLGRASNFQASRIVLHGMSGKGFIPTERQYCSVITGLCRVGDIRGAFRLKDEMETLGLSSQNVAESAMVRGLVRRGKTEEAMFFLDCMLRGQLVPTVATFTTLMHQFCNESKFSEALELKTIMELHGRKPDAVTYNVLISGLCVSGDKLQAFDLYKEMKQRDLCPTVTTFRVLLHAVSSENDSVKGKTLLVDLQERGLISQDLDAQLWCKTSVVAMEKLDFLIKRKSSCSHEKEYSHWEYSSFGTSASL, encoded by the exons ATGCGTTCTTGTTTGGGCTCTGCAACATCCAgagacttttttctttttccccaaaatgGAGTAAAAATCCGAGCTTTTTCCAAAATGGGCAGAATTTCTAAAGATTTCCCAGAACAACTGAAAGGTACTCCCGAAAGCAGAAGAGCAGCAGATACAGAGTCACCTG GTGATAAGAGGGAAAGAAGTATTCATACAATTTTGACAATAGATCGTTGGGAGTCACTGAACCGGATGGAATACAGGATGGCATCATTGAGGCCAGTCCACGGAAGATTATCTTTGAAAATTCTCAATTGGGTCATAAAGCAACCAGGTTTGGAGCTCAGTCACATAATTCATATGTACTGTATAACGGCCCACATACTTATTAGAGCAAAAATGTATGACTCTGCTAAGTCAATTTTGATGCATTTATCTGAGATGCGTTTTGGGTCAAGTTATGTTTTTGATGCTCTTATGAATACATATCGTCTTTGCAAATCAAACCCTTcagtttttgacattttgaTAAGGGTTTATGTAAGAAGAGGGATGGTTGAGGATGCTTTGGAGATATTTTCTTTAATGGGTTGTCGGAAGTTTAGGCCCTCAGCGGATTCTTGTAATATGATCCTAGCTGCGATGATGAAGGGCAGGCGTGCGGATTCAGTATGGTCATTTTTCAAGGAAATGCTGGCAAATAATGTATGCCCTAATGTAGGAACATTTAATATACTGTTGCATGCTCTTTGTTTGGAGGGAAAGCTTAAGAATGCGGGTTATCTACTAAATAAGATGGAAGAAAGTGGTTATGCTCCAAACATTGTTACCTATAACACGTTGCTCAACTGGTATTGCAAGAACGGAAGATACAAATCCGCTTTTGGGCTGATGGATCGCATGAGTTCTAAGGGTATTGAAGCTGACGTGTGTACTTATAACATGTTTATGAATGAACTTTGTAGAAATAATAGGAGTGCAAAAGGTTATTTATTGCTGAGAATGATGCGGAAGAGGAGGGTATTCCCAAATCAAGTGACATATAATACACTCATTAGTGGGTTTGTCAGAGAGGCAAAAATTGGGGTTGCTACTCAGCTTTATGAAGAGATGTTGAGTTTTCACCTTTTACCGAACCATATCACTTACAATGCCTTGATTAATGGGCTTTCTCTGGAAGGAAACTTTGAAGAAGCTTCAGAACTTCTCAACAAAATGGAAGAAGGAGGACTACAACCTAATGAAGTCAGTTATGGTGCTGTTGTGAATGGGTTATGCAAGCATAATAAGGTAGATTTGGCAAGAAATCTTTTCGAGAGAATGAGGATTAAGGGTATGGTTATTAGTCCAAATTCCTATACCATGCTGATTGATGGGCTATGTAAGAATGGAATGCTCGAGGAGAGTATACAGGTGCTTGGCGCAATGTTTCAGGATGGTGTAAATCCTGATTTAATCACATATTCGGTACTTGTAAATGGATTCTGTAGAGCTGGAAGGATGAATAGTTCAAAGGAGATAATCTGTAAGAT GTGTGGGAAGATAGGTGAAGCAGAAGATTTCATGCATCACATGCATAGAATTGGTATTACTCCCAATTCATTTACTTTTAATAGTGTAATTGGTGGCTGTAGAAACAAAGGTGATGGGCTAAAGGCATTTTCTTTGTTTGATGATATGATTCAATTGGGTAATCACCCAAGCTCTTACACATATGCGAGTCTTTTAAAATCACTATGCACAGCAGGGAATCTTTTAATAGGAGTGAAATTTTTTGATCAACTTCGGCACATCCCTTATGCTGTCAATGCTGCTGCATACAACATCTTACTGGCTGAGACTTGTAAATCAGGAAAGTTCCAGATGACATTAAGCCTTTTAGACGAAATGGTTTCAAATAATGTGCTTCCTGATGATTGCACATATACTAGTCTTTTTGATGGGTTATGTAGAAAAGGCAGGATGGTTACTGCAATTATACTGTTTGGAAGAGTATTGGAAAGAGGAACCTTCTTTCCAAACCAGGTACTGTATACCTGTATCATCAATGGGCTTTTCAAGAGTGGCCATCCAAAGATTGCTACTTATTTTTATGATGAGATGTTAAAAAATGGTTTGAACGTTGATACAGTGGCATTCAATGCTATGCTGGATGGTTATTCAAGAATTGGACAACTAGCAAAGGCCAAGAGTCTTTTCTCAATGATGAGTGGTAGACATTTGTGCTCTAATTTGGCTACGTATAATATTCTTTTACATGGGCACTCCAAGCAACAACGCATATCAGAATGCTTTTCCTTGTATGCCACTATGGTGAGGAAAGATCTTCTTCCTGATAAAATAACATACCATTCTATAATTCTCGGACTCTGCGAGTCAGGGATGGTGGATATTGGTGTCAAATTTCTTAAAAAGATGATTTTGGAGGGGACTATGGCTGACACCATGATGTTTAACATGTTAATTACCAAATATTCTGAGAGGGACAAAATGGAGAAGGTCTTTGACCTTTTGAACATAATGAGGTCTATTGGAGTTTCAGAGGATGGAGATACTTACAGCTCTATACTTATGGGACTTGGAAGAGCATCTAATTTCCAAGCATCTCGTATTGTGTTGCATGGAATGTCAGGAAAAGGCTTTATACCTACAGAAAGACAATACTGTAGCGTAATCACTGGTTTGTGTAGAGTGGGAGACATACGCGGAGCATTCAGGTTAAAAGATGAGATGGAGACACTAGGCCTGAGCTCCCAAAATGTAGCTGAAAGTGCCATGGTTAGAGGCCTTGTGCGACGTGGAAAGACAGAGGAAGCAATGTTTTTTCTTGATTGCATGCTAAGGGGACAACTTGTACCAACTGTTGCAACTTTTACAACTCTCATGCATCAGTTTTGCAATGAATCTAAATTTTCTGAGGCATTGGAGTTAAAAACTATAATGGAACTTCATGGAAGAAAGCCAGATGCTGTTACATACAATGTTCTTATATCAGGCCTTTGTGTCAGCGGTGACAAACTTCAAGCATTTGATTTGTACAAGGAAATGAAGCAGAGGGATCTCTGCCCCACTGTCACAACCTTTAGGGTGCTCCTTCATGCAGTTTCTTCTGAAAATGATTCTGTTAAGGGCAAAACCCTTCTAGTGGATCTGCAAGAAAGAGGACTGATAAGTCAAGATTTGGATGCCCAACTTTGGTGCAAGACATCAGTGGTTGCAATGGAGAAGTTAGACTTCTTGATCAAAAGAAAGAGTAGCTGCAGCCACGAAAAGGAGTATAGCCATTGGGAATATTCATCATTCGGCACTTCTGCAAGTTTATGA